A window of Acetonema longum DSM 6540 genomic DNA:
TTATAATCCGGAAACTTTGTTTACATTAAGAAACCATGTTGGCGCAACCATTGGCATGAATCTGGACCCCAGCCATTTATTATGGATGGGCGGGGACCCGATAGCAGCTTTACGATTTTTGGGAGATGCAGTGTATCACATTCATGCCAAAGATGTACGGATTGAAAACGGATTGATTGACAAAAACGGCGTGCTTGACACAAAAGCCATCGAATGTTTTTCCCAGCGTTCCTGGAATTATGTAGCACTGGGGCATGGGCGCGACCTGCGGTGGTGGAAGGAACTCTTCTCGGTTGCCAGCATGATAGGCTATAAAGGCCCTGTAAGCCTGGAGATGGAAGACCTGACCATGGACCCGCTGACCGGAGTTAAGAAATCTATGAAAGTATTAAAGGAAGCTCTGCCCAGAGATCTATAGCATAATTAGAGGACTAAAAACCATTCCATGCTAGAATTTTAGCAAGGGAGTTGATTTTTTCCATGAAGAAATCAGTATGTATTGAGACAATTTTTACTGAAGCTCCTTTGGCAGAAAGATTTGCATTAGTAAAGGAAGCGGGCTTTGACTATGTTGAGTTTTGGACCTGGAAGGATAAGGATATCACCACGATAAAAGAGCTATGCCTGCAATATAGTCTCAAGGTAGCCAGTTTTTCCGGTGATCAGGATTATTCTCTAATCAACCCGGATGAAAGTGAAAAATATATATCCTTTGTCAAGGAATCGATAAAAACGGCCCAATATTTAAACTGCAAAAACCTGGTGATCCACTCGAATGCGCTGGGAGAGGGCGGTGTGGTTTTAAACGGTTATCCTGAAATACCTGATTCTAAAAAATTTGCAACAATCTTTAAGGTGCTGAAGGACTTAGCTCCTATAGCGGAAAGGGAAAAAGTCACACTGGTGTTAGAGGCGCTGAATTCAAAGCTCGATCATGCCGGTAATTTTTTAAATAATACCATAGATCCGGCCAGTCTTATAAAATTAGTAAACTCACCGTACATAAAGGTATTATACGACGTATATCATATGCAGATCATGGAAGGCAATATTATTGATACATTAAAGAGATACCTTGATGTTATTGGCTATATTCATATAGCGGATGTGCCGGGCAGACATGAACCAGGTACCGGGGAAATTAATTATGTAAATGTAATGGATGCACTAAAAGCGCTAAAATATGATAAAGTAGCAGGCTATGAATTGTTTCCTTTAAAAAGCTCCAAGGAAGCGATTAACGCTATAAAGAGCCTTTAGAACCCCTCGCGGAGTAACGCCGTGGCTGTCATATTCGGCGAGATGA
This region includes:
- a CDS encoding hydroxypyruvate isomerase family protein, which encodes MKKSVCIETIFTEAPLAERFALVKEAGFDYVEFWTWKDKDITTIKELCLQYSLKVASFSGDQDYSLINPDESEKYISFVKESIKTAQYLNCKNLVIHSNALGEGGVVLNGYPEIPDSKKFATIFKVLKDLAPIAEREKVTLVLEALNSKLDHAGNFLNNTIDPASLIKLVNSPYIKVLYDVYHMQIMEGNIIDTLKRYLDVIGYIHIADVPGRHEPGTGEINYVNVMDALKALKYDKVAGYELFPLKSSKEAINAIKSL